One stretch of Rhizoctonia solani chromosome 8, complete sequence DNA includes these proteins:
- a CDS encoding Mitochondrial ribosomal subunit protein yields MSLTPLGRRFFSTSPPAFAAARRTVKNKWDVAKIGPDVGNDPTSMGHRLIRERRELLHYLRLIEYDIPRLSKFNKPFQPPSNSPLSIRTFTYGGEPHAAEHKAIVVVPVSQLGLKTPQAIHKFKLLAGVRWSETAPRDAGFSVGEVGNSSFAEHGYVKISSEHFPEVRMNVKWCSDTLDEMIKQANDSSTDSFADLPLDKRHIISQQTKRRQGGHSFGQTKRATIRDFPQEWLHTTS; encoded by the exons ATGTCTCTTACACCGCTTGGTCGACGTTTCTTTAGCACCTCACCTCCTGCATTTGCAGCAGCAAGACGAACCGTCAAAAATAAATGGGATGTTGCCAAAATAGGGCCAGATGTTGGAAATGACCCGACAAGTATGGGCCATCGACTGATACGGGAGAGGCGAGAGCTGTTACACTATCTCCGATTAATCGAATACGACATCCCCCGACTGTCAA AATTTAATAAACCTTTCCAACCACCATCGAATTCCCCTCTCTCCATCCGAACATTCACGTACGGTGGGGAGCCTCATGCTGCTGAACACAAGGCCATTGTCGTTGTCCCGGTCTCTCAGCTTGGTCTCAAGACCCCTCAGGCGATCCATAAATTCAAACTTCTTGCTGGGGTCAGATGGTCAGAAACAGCACCTCGGGACGCAGGTTTCTCCGTCGGGGAAGTGGGGAACTCATCTTTCGCTGAGCACGGGTATGTCAAGATCTCGAGCGAACACTTCCCAGAAGTTCGCATGAATGTTAAATGGTGCTCCGACACTCTTGATGAGATGATTAAACAAGCAAAC GATTCTTCAACAGACTCGTTCGCCGATCTTCCACTTGATAAGAGGCACATAATTTCCCAGCAAACAAAGCGGAGGCAAGGGGGTCACTCTTTCGGCCAGACAAAGCGTGCAACAATTCGGGATTTCCCTCAAGAATGGCTGCATACTACTTCATAA
- a CDS encoding vesicle transport v-SNARE protein vti1, protein MDNSPTALFDSYAQDFQQLINSVREKLEAPTTNGEQRKAALRRVEMELDEADEMISQMEVEIQSMPQSLRGTYNTRVRGLKTELARWKKSAKDLHIQSSRTELFNNATSGADDPYGDDATNQRTRLLAGTQSLADSSRRLEDSHRIALETEDVGADILRSLRVQREQIEHTRDTLGGADRSIDRASGTLKQMITRMYRQRYITWAIIAILVILIVLILWFKLS, encoded by the exons ATGGATAATTCGCCTACCGCCTTGTTCGACTCCTATGCGCAGGACTTCCAACAACTGATCAACTCGGTACGCGAGAAGCTTGAGGCTCCTACTACGAATGGCGAACAACGCAAAGCTGCCCTTCGCCGTGTAGAAATGGAGCTTGACGAGGCAGACGAGATGATTTCACAGATGGAAGTAGAGATCCAGTCGATGCCCCAAAGCTTACGAGGGACATACAATACCCGTGTGCGCGGATTGAAGACTGAGCTAGCGCGCTGGAAGAAGAGTGCC AAGGACCTACATATTCAATCTTCTCGTACGGAGTTATTCAACAACGCGACATCGGGTGCCGATGATCCGTATGGAGACGACGCAACCAATCAGCGTACTCGGCTTCTCGCCGGAACTCAATCACTAGCAGACTCTTCACGCCGCCTCGAAGATTCACATAGGATCGCCCTCGAGACAGAAGATGTTGGAGCCGATATTCTGCGCTCGTTGCGTGTTCAGCGAGAACAAAT TGAACACACAAGGGATACGCTCGGCGGCGCTGATCGAAGCATCGATAGGGCAAGTGGAACTCTGAAGCAGATGATAACTCG GATGTACCGACAGCGATATATTACCTGGGCGATAATCGCCATTCTTGTGATCCTCATCGTCCTCATCTTGTGGTTCAAGCTCAGCTAG
- a CDS encoding U3 small nucleolar ribonucleoprotein mpp10: MVAQSLPPELSHVAQLVDSSPESLARGDIGMHTAALAAAQLIYKISLETEKSAAVPISKLLSSLSPEASAPTTRAQKRKRDEAPKAPLLAFRPTPKAGRYVDGLEMNPSKLWSMMEHRTAPLCGILDAVVAPENIIEEEEEEEEEEVEEESEEEEGEFELGEDEDEDMSGLSDEDEDEEEEEEDDDEYESDDGESLLGDTTMELSRTEDHSDSGSDDGDNDDDEAPDGDQIDHGYLHNIDLDRAQNPQKVAQRRAHPTLDDTFFSIDDFNRETEALEAQNRSSGALNDDDDDGEEDGEDVDLFMNVQDIEDTPEEANDPKYKDFFAPAPKSKLKSKKTPEKPKRKVKLLVASPPGPKRSTKVRFNEEVKVRNIKSKRTKASLLAELMEAGEEDEEDEGEDGEDEGPWASEMLDESVEIGSEEDDEEMDSDEDSDAEPSKNDLFADEEENESEAGLSTHQKRLAALSAEIQALEAENVAPKPWTMQGEATSRSRPQNALLEADLEFEHVGKVVPIITEESVKSLEERIKARIIEGRYDDVVRKRDIEAKPFLPSRMFELKDTQSEKSLAQIYEDEYNAAATGSKPIDDRDGKLAESHKEITELWDGICYKLDALSNAHFTPKQPQAKIETVTNMASASLESALPTSLSTSTLLAPEEVYTPSSSDIRARSELTPSEKKAARGRERKKRRKERDTVSSVVDAAGKAGGRQPRNAKEAKEQALNGLVKNGKGVTVVGKASKSGDAKSKAKGGEKEERDGKKFKL; the protein is encoded by the exons ATGGTAGCTCAATCCCTACCCCCTGAACTATCCCATGTAGCCCAACTGGTTGATTCTAGCCCAGAATCACTTGCTAGAGGAGATATCGGGATGCATACTGCGGCATTGGCAGCGGCTCAGTTGATATATAAAATAT CTCTGGAAACCGAGAAATCAGCCGCTGTTCCTATTTCCAAGCTGCTCTCCAGCCTATCTCCGGAGGCGTCGGCACCGACGACGCGCGCTCAAAAACGAAAACGAGACGAAGCTCCCAAGGCTCCTCTACTCGCATTTAGACCGACACCGAAAGCTGGCAGATATGTAGATGGACTGGAGATGAATCCGAGCAAACTCTGGTCGATGATGGAGCATCGAACTGCACCTCTATGTGGTATACTAGATGCAGTCGTTGCGCCGGAGAATATCAtcgaagaggaggaggaggaggaagaggaggaagtagaagaggaaagtgaggaagaggagggagAATTTGAATTgggcgaggacgaggacgaagataTGTCTGGTCTGTCAGATGAAgatgaggacgaggaggaagaagaagaggatgatgatgagTATGAAAGTGATGATGGAGAATCTCTGCTCGGGGACACGACCATGGAACTCAGTCGTACAGAGGACCACTCAGACTCAGGTTCAGACGATGGGGacaacgacgacgacgaagcTCCAGATGGCGACCAAATAGACCATGGTTATCTCCATAATATTGACCTCGACCGAGCACAGAATCCTCAGAAAGTGGCTCAGCGACG AGCGCACCCGACTTTAGACGACACTTTTTTCTCCATCGACGACTTCAATCGAGAAACTGAAGCGCTCGAGGCTCAGAACCGCTCTTCTGGTGCTTTgaacgacgacgacgacgacggcGAGGAAGATGGGGAAGACGTGGATCTATTTATGAATGTACAGGATATTGAAGACACCCCTGAAGAGGCAAATG ATCCTAAATATAAAGACTTTTTCGCCCCCGCTCCCAAGTCCAAACTCAAATCCAAAAAGACCCCCGAGAAACCAAAGCGAAAGGTCAAGCTCCTCGTGGCGAGTCCACCCGGGCCCAAACGGTCTACCAAAGTCCGATTCAACGAGGAGGTCAAGGTTCGGAACATTAAATCCAAGCGAACCAAGGCCAGTTTGTTGGCCGAGCTCATGGAGGCAGGcgaggaggatgaggaagatgAAGGGGAGGATGGAGAGGATGAGGGTCCCTGGGCGAGTGAGATGCTGGATGAAAGTGTGGAGATAGGCAGCGAAGAGGATGACGAAGAAATGGATAGCGACGAGGACTCGGACGCTGAACCAAGCAAAAACGACCTTTTTGCTGACGAAGAGGAAAACGAATCCGAAGCAG GTCTCTCGACTCATCAGAAGCGTCTTGCTGCACTCTCTGCAGAAATTCAGGCGCTAGAAGCTGAGAATGTAGCGCCTAAACCATGGACTATGCAGGGTGAAGCTACATCCCGGTCGCGGCCCCAAAATGCGCTGCTAGAGGCGGATTTGGAGTTTGAACATGTTGGAAAGGTTGTTCCCATCATTACTGAGGAAAGTGTGAAGAGTTTAGAAGAGAGAATCAAGGCCAGAATCATAGAG GGGCGATACGATGATGTAGTCCGTAAACGTGACATTGAAGCAAAACCTTTCCTCCCTTCACGAATGTTTGAGCTCAAGGATACCCAGTCCGAAAAGTCGCTCGCGCAAATTTACGAGGACGAGTATAATGCAGCCGCAACTGGTTCGAAACCCATCGACGACAGAGACGGTAAACTCGCAGAAAGCCATAAGGAGATTACAGAGCTGTGGGATGGGATATGTTATAAGCTTGACGCGTTGAGTAACGCACATTTTACGCCAAAGCAG CCTCAAGCAAAGATCGAAACGGTTACAAACATGGCTTCCGCGTCACTCGAATCTGCTTTACCTACTTCGCTCAGTACATCAACACTTCTTGCTCCTGAAGAGGTGTACACTCCTTCTAGTTCAGATATCCGTGCGCGATCGGAGCTTACTCCTTCAGAGAAGAAAGCAGCGAGAGGACGAGAGAGGAaaaagaggaggaaggaaCGCGATACTGTTTCCTCAGTTGTTGACGCGGCAGGTAAAGCAGGAGGACGACAACCGAGAAACGCAAAAGAAGCAAAAGAGCAGGCGCTGAATGGCTTGGTCAAAAACGGCAAGGGAGTTACGGTCGTTGGCAAAGCGAGTAAATCTGGCGACGCCAAATCCAAGGCCAAGGGAGGAGAAAAGGAAGAACGAGATGGGAAAAAGTTCAAGCTGTAG